A single window of Corallincola holothuriorum DNA harbors:
- a CDS encoding tetratricopeptide repeat protein: MNRYILLASILVLLFGAGCSDVTAPTRDFSQEVQSLRLDSLEPGVYENEVAKLKSLADNDNPIAQYRYANILLEREDLDGTKLYLKRGVALGEMHSAELLGFLYIKNEDPSDDVEGFELLTEAAESGLAFTQFYLGSCFSDEECALPRNTELSYYWLKKAYENGQTGAKFLLEEVSGQVPDKAVAMQRYDENVKKVICEIDSSKC; this comes from the coding sequence ATGAATAGATACATTCTCTTGGCCTCAATTTTAGTTCTGCTGTTTGGTGCTGGATGTTCTGATGTCACTGCACCAACTAGAGACTTCTCTCAAGAGGTGCAGAGCTTGCGTTTAGATTCTCTAGAACCTGGCGTCTATGAAAATGAGGTGGCCAAATTAAAGTCCCTTGCCGATAACGACAATCCTATAGCGCAATATCGCTATGCAAACATACTGCTCGAGAGAGAAGACCTTGATGGCACCAAGTTGTACTTGAAGCGCGGAGTGGCACTGGGGGAAATGCATTCCGCCGAATTACTTGGATTTCTCTATATCAAAAATGAAGATCCAAGCGATGATGTTGAGGGCTTTGAGCTGCTGACAGAAGCCGCAGAATCAGGTTTGGCGTTTACACAATTTTACTTAGGCTCATGTTTCTCTGATGAAGAGTGTGCTTTGCCTCGTAACACTGAGCTTTCATACTACTGGCTGAAGAAGGCTTACGAAAATGGACAAACAGGAGCCAAGTTTTTGCTTGAAGAAGTTTCTGGTCAAGTTCCAGATAAAGCAGTAGCAATGCAGCGATATGACGAGAACGTTAAGAAGGTCATCTGCGAGATAGATAGCAGCAAGTGCTAG
- a CDS encoding TnsD family Tn7-like transposition protein — protein MEHDPLQKLLPGESGYSLAARAHLASPYGSWKQTNLALFGRVEVRLHAMLPGHLDALAAWAHIDINQLRLQGSAHPLVAFGVGEQQKRLELMRSETTYDASEVIVASRLAANKLSFGHYLKSCPECMRQDAESYGVAYWHTVHQVQGVTACPIHHCRLQHAPAGDGGVNHQYLLPLWDEGEIVLGSDAEVRLSTFLAKLHLFLGQQTPVIPMAGLYQQWLETRGMLTKAGRIRWRYLKPELIACWSELFHWPVNALPAELSDFDYVPRLIHHSRPTHYIRHALVMAYLAKTPEHFFNGPLREANPVATCPAYNVLANMTQVLELFDAGLSMRQIAAKLQCSIGYLKTLLLRQNRVVERRRQHITQEVERGVWRKAFMGMHRQDIADFYGISVGAVEQIIQSHERLSAWRHYLVMQGRRCVNQKTLLDYMATNPDASRNNIKQACSAYMWLYKNDKDWLYKHLPPKSHKTRSGINWELRDMVVLAQLQGLQGQFKSMSDIDRALGGHGWLVGQRERFPLSISFANSKRTEEGIIFE, from the coding sequence ATGGAGCACGACCCCCTTCAAAAGCTGTTACCGGGTGAGTCCGGCTACAGTCTTGCTGCACGCGCTCATTTAGCGTCACCGTATGGTTCTTGGAAGCAAACGAACCTGGCACTATTTGGGCGTGTCGAAGTGCGGCTTCATGCCATGTTGCCGGGGCATCTGGATGCGCTGGCAGCATGGGCCCACATCGATATTAATCAACTACGCCTTCAAGGCTCAGCCCATCCTTTGGTCGCCTTTGGAGTGGGTGAGCAACAGAAACGTCTAGAGCTGATGCGCAGTGAAACAACATATGATGCGTCCGAAGTGATTGTTGCAAGCCGTTTAGCTGCTAACAAACTCAGCTTTGGTCATTACCTCAAAAGCTGTCCCGAATGCATGAGGCAAGATGCAGAGTCTTATGGTGTGGCTTATTGGCATACCGTCCACCAGGTCCAAGGTGTGACCGCCTGTCCAATTCATCATTGCCGGTTACAGCACGCCCCAGCAGGTGATGGTGGTGTAAATCATCAATACTTGCTGCCGTTGTGGGACGAGGGCGAAATAGTATTGGGCTCTGATGCTGAGGTTAGGCTCAGTACATTCCTTGCCAAGCTGCATCTGTTTCTGGGGCAGCAAACCCCAGTCATTCCAATGGCAGGCCTTTACCAACAATGGTTGGAAACGAGAGGGATGCTTACCAAAGCAGGACGCATTCGCTGGCGATACTTAAAGCCTGAGTTGATAGCATGTTGGTCTGAGTTGTTTCATTGGCCCGTCAATGCGCTGCCAGCAGAGCTGTCTGATTTCGACTATGTTCCACGACTCATTCACCACAGCAGACCCACGCATTACATTCGCCATGCACTAGTGATGGCTTACTTAGCTAAAACTCCTGAACATTTCTTTAATGGGCCGCTTCGCGAAGCAAATCCAGTTGCCACTTGCCCTGCATACAACGTGTTAGCCAATATGACACAAGTATTGGAACTCTTCGACGCTGGTCTCTCTATGCGTCAAATCGCTGCAAAGCTTCAGTGCAGTATTGGCTACTTAAAAACACTGCTGTTACGCCAAAACAGAGTCGTTGAACGTCGACGGCAGCACATTACCCAGGAGGTTGAACGTGGTGTATGGCGCAAAGCATTCATGGGCATGCACCGGCAAGACATTGCAGATTTTTATGGGATTTCAGTTGGGGCTGTAGAGCAAATCATTCAGTCCCACGAAAGGCTCTCAGCGTGGCGTCACTACCTGGTGATGCAGGGGCGACGATGCGTGAACCAAAAGACTCTTTTGGACTACATGGCAACCAATCCAGATGCCTCTAGAAATAACATAAAACAGGCTTGCAGCGCTTACATGTGGCTCTACAAAAACGACAAGGACTGGCTTTACAAGCACCTGCCTCCTAAGTCGCATAAAACGAGGTCCGGAATTAACTGGGAGTTGCGCGACATGGTCGTGTTGGCTCAACTTCAAGGGCTACAAGGACAGTTCAAGTCGATGTCTGACATTGATCGTGCACTGGGAGGGCATGGCTGGCTAGTGGGTCAACGCGAACGGTTTCCTCTTTCCATATCTTTTGCCAACTCAAAACGAACTGAAGAGGGAATTATTTTTGAATGA
- a CDS encoding SEL1-like repeat protein: protein MVVKFGVFVSLFQIVTCAVHAHTGLWKDYDINDPNLTMDMVARQCQRSLMHAPDPGLVEVWCDKSYKMGNWESLHIIGLHTGDGSRYVAEVEKHVKAGDAQAIDSLAWLYSRGRFVDKDNVRGIELYNRYLNHSESTSLS, encoded by the coding sequence ATGGTAGTAAAGTTTGGGGTATTTGTTTCTCTATTCCAGATAGTTACGTGTGCTGTGCATGCTCACACTGGGCTCTGGAAAGATTATGATATTAATGATCCTAATCTCACTATGGACATGGTTGCAAGGCAATGTCAGAGAAGCCTAATGCATGCTCCAGATCCAGGTTTGGTAGAGGTTTGGTGTGATAAATCCTATAAAATGGGAAATTGGGAATCCTTACACATAATTGGCTTACATACGGGCGATGGCTCTCGTTACGTTGCTGAAGTTGAAAAGCATGTTAAGGCCGGAGATGCCCAAGCTATAGATAGTTTAGCGTGGCTTTATAGCCGAGGCCGCTTCGTAGATAAGGATAATGTTCGAGGGATTGAACTATACAATCGATATTTAAATCATAGTGAATCGACCAGCCTTTCGTAG
- a CDS encoding MbcA/ParS/Xre antitoxin family protein: MRSSSENRNVVELNDREVEVLIHLIDAEMSGFCGDLGYQELSRLRSKLDSAQQSEWDLVRKRFADLDERDLVGGDDYFESLNTQELGALLLTLPGLCSQLMAIFKEPEAANRWLITPKSSLQGRTPLECLPHETELVVDMLERMRSCR; the protein is encoded by the coding sequence ATGAGAAGTTCAAGTGAGAATCGAAATGTCGTTGAGCTTAACGACAGGGAGGTTGAGGTTTTGATACATCTCATCGATGCGGAAATGTCGGGGTTCTGTGGTGATTTAGGTTACCAGGAACTTAGCCGGTTGCGCTCGAAATTGGATAGTGCGCAACAGTCGGAGTGGGATCTTGTTCGAAAGCGCTTTGCCGATCTTGATGAGCGAGACTTAGTGGGTGGTGACGACTATTTTGAGAGTCTGAATACCCAAGAGCTGGGAGCTTTGCTTCTTACTCTGCCAGGACTCTGCTCACAACTTATGGCAATCTTCAAAGAACCGGAGGCAGCTAATCGCTGGTTGATTACGCCAAAATCTTCATTGCAGGGACGCACACCGCTGGAATGCTTGCCTCATGAAACCGAACTCGTCGTCGACATGCTTGAACGGATGCGAAGCTGCCGATAA